Genomic DNA from Selenomonas sp. oral taxon 126:
TCCGGCAAGGAGATCCGCGATCTGACGGCAAACCTCATGGCACCCATCGTCATCAATGCTGTGACGCGCCGCGCCAAACAGATTGTGCTTGACCGCAGTCCCTATACGACGAAGCACCGCCTCTTCCCTGCAGAGAAGGAGGCACGGTAATGCTGGTACTCACACGCAAACCCAGACAGCAGATCATGATCGGCGACAATGTCGTCGTCAACATCGTGGAGGTTCAGGGCGATAATGTGCGCATCGCGATCGATGCGCCGCGCAGCGTCAAGATCTATCGCGGTGAGATATACCGGGCGATTCAGGAGGAGAACCAGAAGGCTGCGGCAGCGCCGGCGCACTTCGATCTCAGCGCGTTGCCCAAGAGCTGATTTATCAAGGAAGATCGGAGCGTCGGATGCTCCAGGTACACATGGAGGGGTGCCCTATGGCCGTAAGAAATGTTCAGGATGTCATGTTGGCGGCGGTTGCCGTCAGCGGTATGAAGAGTGCGGATGCGCCCGAGTCAAATGCGGGCGAAGCCGCTGCACAGCAGGGGAATACTCCTGCACAGTTGAAGCCCGTCACGGCGAATGCGTCCTTGCAGAACAAGGACAACGAGCAGGATGCACAGGACGGCAAGGAGCAGCATGAGCCGCTCTCCGAGGAGCAGACTGCGTTCATCACGGAGCAGCTCAACGAGATTATGCGGAACATCAACGTTGACCTTCAGTTCCAGTACCACAAAGAGGTCAACTTTATGTCCGTGCGCATGCTCGACAAGAAGACCGGCGAGGTACTGCGTGAGGTTCCGCCCGAGGCAATGGTGGAACACATGATCAAGGTGCACGACTGGATCGGCGCGTTCCTGGACAAAACGGCGTAAGCGGGCGAAGGAGGAAAATATGTCAGGAGCAAAAGGAATTTACGGACTCTCCGGCTCGGGACTCGACGTTGAGTCGCTGGTCAGGGTCGGAATGATCTCCGAACAGAAGAAATACGACCGCATCTATAAAAAGGAAGTTGAAACAGAATGGCGTAAGGAAGCGTACGCAAACGTCTATGACAAGGTCAATACGTTCAAAAGTCGTATGTCGGATTATCGTTTGAGTTCCATGACGAAGCCCATGACGACGACGAGTTCGCTCTCCGACGCCGTGACAGCGACGGCAAACGCGAGCGCGGGGGTCATGGGACACTCCGTCGAGGTCGAGCGGACGGCGACGAA
This window encodes:
- a CDS encoding flagellar protein FlaG, which codes for MAVRNVQDVMLAAVAVSGMKSADAPESNAGEAAAQQGNTPAQLKPVTANASLQNKDNEQDAQDGKEQHEPLSEEQTAFITEQLNEIMRNINVDLQFQYHKEVNFMSVRMLDKKTGEVLREVPPEAMVEHMIKVHDWIGAFLDKTA
- the csrA gene encoding carbon storage regulator CsrA codes for the protein MLVLTRKPRQQIMIGDNVVVNIVEVQGDNVRIAIDAPRSVKIYRGEIYRAIQEENQKAAAAPAHFDLSALPKS